One part of the Panthera leo isolate Ple1 chromosome D4, P.leo_Ple1_pat1.1, whole genome shotgun sequence genome encodes these proteins:
- the LOC122205090 gene encoding olfactory receptor 1L3-like, translated as MERVNQTSSVSEFILLGLSSRPEDQKPLFALFFIMYMVTLVGNLLIILAIRSDTQLQTPMYFFLSILSFIDVCYTTTIIPKMLVNFLSEKKSISYAECMTQMYFFLAFANTESYLLAAMAIDRFVAICDPFHYVTTMSHRRCVLLLAFSCSISDLHSLLLVLLINRLTFCDSNVIPHFLCDINPLLKLSCSPTFVNEIVINTEGLITLVTPFMCVVISYVRILIAVLKIPSAAGKHKAFSTCGSHLTMVTLFYGSIIYVYFRPLSSYTIKDRVATVIYTVLSSMLNPFIYSLRNKDMKQGLRKLMGRRSQTALS; from the coding sequence ATGGAGAGGGTCAATCAAACCAGCAGTGTCTCTGAGTTCATCCTCCTGGGATTGTCCTCCCGGCCTGAGGATCAGAAGCCACTTTTTGCCCTGTTCTTCATCATGTACATGGTCACTCTGGTAGGAAACCTGCTCATCATCCTGGCCATCCGCTCTGACACTCAACTCCAGACAcctatgtattttttcctcagcATCTTATCCTTCATTGATGTTTGCTACACAACAACCATCATTCCCAAGATGCTGGTGAATTTCCTGTCAGAGAAGAAGTCCATCTCCTACGCTGAGTGTATGACCCAGATGTATTTCTTCTTGGCTTTTGCCAACACAGAAAGTTATCTCCTGGCTGCCATGGCCATTGACCGCTTTGTGGCCATCTGTGACCCATTCCACTATGTCACCACCATGAGCCACCGCCGCTGCGTCCTGCTGCTGGCCTTCTCCTGCTCCATCTCTGACCTCCATTCCCTGTTACTAGTTCTTCTGATAAACCGTCTCACCTTCTGTGACTCCAATGTTATCCCCCACTTCCTCTGTGACATCAACCCTCTGCTGAAATTGTCCTGCTCCCCCACATTTGTCAATGAAATTGTAATTAACACAGAAGGATTGATAACCCTGGTGACCCCCTTTATGTGTGTTGTCATCTCTTATGTCCGGATCCTCATTGCTGTTCTTAAGATCCCTTCAGCTGCGGGGAAGCATAAAGCTTTCTCTACCTGTGGCTCCCACCTCACCATGGTGACCCTCTTTTATGGAagcattatttatgtttatttccgACCCCTGTCTAGCTATACTATCAAGGACAGGGTGGCAACAGTCATCTATACAGTTCTGTCCTCCATGCTGAACCCTTTTATCTATAGTCTGAGGAACAAAGACATGAAGCAAGGCCTGAGGAAGCTGATGGGCAGGAGGTCCCAGACAGCACTTTCGTGA